In Leptidea sinapis chromosome 2, ilLepSina1.1, whole genome shotgun sequence, the sequence CAAAAGGTTCATGACACACCTCACAAGGAAATGGTTTTTCACCAGTGTGTGTTCGGTAATGTCTTGTAAGTTCACAAGGCCGAAGGAATGCTTTATTACAGATATCACATGTATTTAATTTCTTATCTCTAAATGACTTATTATCTTTTAATTGAGCACTATGTTTTGATTCCTCTCTATTGTGGgtttttctatgttttcttaACGCATAAGAGGATTTCAAAGTAGTATTGCAAACATTACATGTGAATGTGGCACTAACAGAATGTCCTTTGACATGtacatttaaattactttgATGACGGAAAAATTTGTTACAAACTTTACAGTGATAAGGTTTTTCTCCAGAGTGTTTTCTATAATGTCTAGTTAGTTCACATGGTCTACTGAAAGATTGACCGCACACATTACAACGATGTAACAAGTTTTTTGTTCGTTTATATCTCGCTAAAGGTTCGTAATCGCTGTCGGTGTCATGATTTGATTCAATTACAAAGGAATCGTCACTTTCAACACTAGAATTTTCGTCGAATTGACTTGAATATAATTCACGTCCATGTACTTCAATGTCGCTCGTATGTGTATTAGTATGTGTCTTTAATTCCTGAAATGATGCAAAACGTTTGTCGCACTCATCACAGCAATAGGGTTTGACTTCGGCATCTATTATCAGCATCAATTTATTAGAGTTCGCTGATGTCTGAACACATAAATTATCATGAATGCGGTGTTTTTGAGAAAAAGACATAATTTTACTCTTTTTCTTTCATTGCTTCTcagagaataatataataattactttctAGTTCATAAACCAAAGTGGGAAAAAGACAAAAGTGAATCTAATTTACTGATTGAGTGTATGCAGTATTGTCTATCTCTAACGAACTAAGCGTAAATATGCGTAGGTTActccaaagagtataataatatatagggaaaagagagccctctctacgcgagctgtctatttgaagaCTAGCGCCATATGGAAATTGGCCCCAAAATaactatatacaaataataagctcgaaattataaaattaatttttaatgttgtaacgcaattaaataactaactctactttttaatgtagatattgcaattttttaccatgttgaaattgcgcgtaaagttagttatttaattttgccacaacatagaaaATAAAGGATAGGATTGAGTAGTGTTGGTATGAGTAATTGAGGTAATTGGGAGggagaaataaaaagcaatgtttgcatattttttttattattataatatttatgtttatcataatattgttgggCAGCTGTTTTTGTTTCATCTACCATCACATCtgctatttatataatatgcttttctatatattttattaggtaTATCTGTTTTTAAGATCCcagttaatatattttgaatgtcaTGAAAGCAATTTTCTAATTCTTGATTTGGATAacataaccattttttattattgtattcttttgcttttatataatcattgttatttctatcatttttgggttttttgatgCTTGCAACTGcatacttaaaataattgagCTGGTTTCTTAAATTTCATAGCAAAATGTTGAAACACATTGCTGCTGGACAAATCTTCAGCACCTTTAAACCTTGCTTTGAAAGATTGTCCTTTTTTTCGCAAGCGCGATATTTCTACTTGCTTGATCTTTGTGCGCTGTGGAGCCATTAGATCTGTGAAAGAATGTTTCATTTAGAAATTGTATAGTAGATTCAGTcttaaaatctatatattatttatttatttattacagctttgaTATTACaatgactaaataaaataatggtcccACAAAACCATCTTGATGGTTTGTCTGTGGAATCTGAGCtatcttaattataacatttattaacttaaatagatgtatatttatggagatttatttataaacgtggaggtgaaaatttttaaacaatattatttaacattgcTAAGGactcttattatttaaatgttgataTATAATGTGTCCagattgtcaatataatatttttttaacatatttttaaactttattttattaggttcGTGTCTTATATCGGCtggtaaactatttaatatatatgggattctcttttttaatgttctgtctccgtaataattattaactctaGGTACTTCATATTTACCATCAGATGTAGACCTTATCTGGTGAGCATGACATACCAGGGTTGGACTACGCTCTTGATTGCCACGGTGGTGTAGTgcaagtaaatattaaatttttaaggtaATTGGTAGTATTCTACATAccttgaataattttttatagttatcTTTACACATCTCTTTTGTTTTGTTGTCTACAAGTAGTTTTAAAAATCTAATCTGAAACAATTctaatttgtttatgtttgttttaaaagttaACCCATAGCAATCAAGAGCATAACTCATTATAGAATCTACCATCGATATATACAGGCATTTTAATGTGCTTAGAGGAACTTTAAAACTAAGGTGGTAGAATTTGCCTAGGAGTATTCTTAATTTCTCACATAGATAATCGACATGAGGAGaccatgaaaaattattatctaatcTAGGTATTTAATATGATTATTGATGGTTAATAGaaattcattaaaatgtttttttaaagatcGAATGTTTACATGAATTATATTGAGGTCTTTATTGCTGTTAAATGAGTTGAACCAttcttttatgttatttacACAGACATAGTTATTACTTACTATGAAAGTTAATAAATTCTATGTTGTCTAGTGGTGtgaattttatgaataatttattccaAATACACTAATAATAGGTatgtaaaataaagataaactGACTGATGTAACCGTTAGCAGGCTGTAATGTTTACTCACTCACTTTATTCACAGATCACGAATGAATCACTTATGAAGTTCACCGATGTCACTTTCTGATAAAACGATCTGGATAAGAATCCAGATCGTTTTATCTCCTTCTGATTTCTTTATTAGTATTTTCCCGTTTGCCACCcatatgtatttgtatattcCACGTAATTTCGTCTTTGTGTTCCATAGTAAAGTACGCGTAGTTTTAGTTAAGTTTtcgttaataaaaattttattattaagggtTCCTCCCGTAATCATATTGCTTGTTATTTCTGCCAAACAACGACGCTGAGCCAGCCTCATGTCACGAGATACAGTCCCAGATGTTTTGAAGGCAACAATAATAGATGCCGGCTTACCGCCGGGTTTCGTTTGGCGTGTTCTCCTTGTCGACTCGATGTCCACACAGCTGACATTCATTGTTTCACCGATCTTGGAGACTACTTTCTCAACATCCTCGTTGGGTAACTGCTCGATACCTACAATCTCAATATTGTGTTTAAGCGAGGATTGTGGTCCAATTCATGTACTTTTTGTTCCAGAGCTATGT encodes:
- the LOC126974934 gene encoding oocyte zinc finger protein XlCOF6.1-like codes for the protein MSFSQKHRIHDNLCVQTSANSNKLMLIIDAEVKPYCCDECDKRFASFQELKTHTNTHTSDIEVHGRELYSSQFDENSSVESDDSFVIESNHDTDSDYEPLARYKRTKNLLHRCNVCGQSFSRPCELTRHYRKHSGEKPYHCKVCNKFFRHQSNLNVHVKGHSVSATFTCNVCNTTLKSSYALRKHRKTHNREESKHSAQLKDNKSFRDKKLNTCDICNKAFLRPCELTRHYRTHTGEKPFPCEVCHEPFADPSNLLRHMKRHTGNKPFMCTVCNKTFLFSSQLELHYSQHTGERPHQCDVCGNNYGTTKALQRHKKRHTERTMQSCLEFDGIFSSSEHERNVYEGTMSEYMCSQNINSSGKN